ATCCGCATGACCGTCTCGACCACGACCCACCGCCGTCGTCTCGGCCTCAAGGCTGCGGCGCTCGCCGCAGCAGCCGCGCTCGTCCTCACGGGCTGCAGCAGCGACAGCGACGCGGCACCCAGCCCGGCCGCGAGCGGCGCATCCGCCGACCTCGGCACGCTGACCGTCCAGCTCTCCTGGATCAAGAACGCCGAGTTCGCGGGGGAGTTCTTCGCGATCGAGAAGGGCTACTTCAAGGACGCCGGCTTCAGCGACGTCATCCTCAACGCGGGTCCCGGCGCGACCGAGTCGATCGTCCTGTCGGGCGGCGCGGACTTCGGCCTGTCCAACGCGGTCTCGGTCGGGGCCGTCGTCGCCGAGGAGGGGGCGCCCCTCAAGATCGTCGGCACGACGTTCCAGAAGAACCCGTTCACGATCCTGTCCCTCAAGGACGGCGGCAACATCGCGACGCCGGCCGACCTGGTCGGCAAGAAGATCGGCGTCCAGGCCGGCCCGAACGAGGCGCTGTTCGACGCGCTCCTCGTCGCGAACGGCATCGACGCCAGCGAGGTCGAGAAGGTCCCGGTCGAGTACGACCCGGCGCCGCTCGTCAACGGCGACGTCGACGGCTTCCTCGCCTACGTCACGAACGAGGCCATCACGGTCGAGGCCGAGGGCCACCCGGTCACCAACCTCCTGTTCGCCGACAACGGCCTGCCGTTCGTCGCCGAGTCGGTCGTCACGACCGACGAGATGATCGAGAAGAGCCCGGAGAAGGTCAAGGCGTTCCTCAAGGCCGAGATCCTCGGCTGGAAGGACGCGGTCGCCGACCCCGAGGAGGGCGCTCGCCTCGCTGTCGAGAAGTATGGCAAGGACCTCGGCCTCGACATGGACAAGGAGCTCGAGCAGGCGACCGTCCAGACGTCGCTCATCGTGACCGACGAGACGAAGGCCAACGGGCTCTTCACGATCTCGGACTCCCTGATCGAGCAGAACCTCGCGACCCTCAAGGCGTCGGGTATCGAGCTCGAGGCGTCCGACCTGTTCGACCTGTCGCTGCTCGGCGAGCTCCTCGCGGCCGAGCCCGACCTCACGAAGTAAGGGCCACGCCATGACCGTCACGGTGGCGGGCTCCGACGCCCAGGGAGTCGCCGGCTCCCTGGGCACCGGGGTCCGGATCGAGAACCTCACGAAGACCTTCGGATCGGGCAAGCGCTCGGTCACTGCTCTCGACGACACGACGCTGTTCACGGACCAGGGGACGTTCCTCTCCCTCCTCGGTCCGTCCGGCTGCGGCAAGTCGACGATCCTGCGGATCCTCGCAGGGCTCGAGCAGCCGACGAGCGGCACCGCCCTCGTCGACGGTCGTACGCCGCTCGAGCTGCGCGAGGCGCACGAGCTGGGGATCGCGTTCCAGGACTCAGCCCTGCTGCCGTGGCGGTCGGTCGTGGCGAACATCCGCCTCCCGTTCGAGGTGGCGGGCGTGCGCCCCGACGACGCCCTGGTCGAGGAGCTGATCCGGCTCGTCGGGCTCGAGGGCTTCGAGAAGGCCAAGCCGTCGCAGCTCTCGGGCGGCATGCGCCAGCGCGTGTCGATCGCGCGGGCGCTCGTCGTCCGGCCGAGCGTGCTGCTCCTCGACGAGCCGTTCGGCGCTCTCGACGACATGACGCGCCAGCGGCTCAACCTCGAGCTGCTGCGCATCTGGACGGAGAAGCCCGCGACCACCCTCATGGTCACTCACGGCATCTCCGAGGCGATCTTCCTCTCAGACCGCGTCGCGGTCATGAGCGCCCGACCGGGCCGGGTCAAGGAGATCATCGAGGTCGACCTCCCGCGTCCGCGCCTGCCGGAGATGCAGCGGACGCCGGAGTTCCACGCGCTGTGCGACCACGCCTCCGACCTGCTGTTCGGGTCGGGCGGGGCGGCCGGGGACGAGCCGTGACGGCCGCCGAGCGGTTGCGGGGCTGGGCCCCGGGCGCGATCGGCATCGTGGTGCTCGTCGCGCTCTGGTGGGTCGCCGCCGCGACGGTCCTCGCGGACTCGACGCTGCCGACGCCCGGCGGCGTCGTCCGGGCGCTCCTCGACGACGGCTGGTCGTTCTACGCCGCGAACTTCGGCGTGACGATCGAGGAGGCCGTCCGCGGCTTCGTGATCGGCAACGGTCTCGCGCTCGCGCTCGCGTCGCTCGTCCTGCTCGTGCCGCTGCTCGAGCGGGTCGTCATGCAGGTCGCGGTCATCAGCTACTGCCTCCCGCTCGTCGCGATCCTGCCCATCATCTACATCGTCATCGGACCGCCGCCGTCGGGCGAGCCGTCCGGCACCGCGGTCGTCCTCGCGGGGCTGTCGGTGTTCTTCACGACCGTCGTCGGCGCCGTCCTCGGGCTGCGCTCGGCGGACCGTGCGAGCCTCGACGTCGTGACGGTCTACGGCGGCGGCCGGTGGAAGCAGCTCACGAAGGTGCAGCTCTTCGCGTCGCTGCCGAGCGTCGTCTCGGCGCTGCAGATCGCGGCGCCCGCCGCGGTGCTCGGCGCGATCCTCGGCGAGTACATCGGCGGCATGGACCGCGGCGTCGGGCCTGCGCTCGTCAACGCGCAGCAGTCGCTCGCCTCCGAGCGGGCGTGGGGCATCGCCCTCGTGTGCGCGCTCGTCGCAGGCGCGGGCTATGCGCTGTTCGGCCTCGTCGCCCGGTGGGTGACGCCGTGGGCCGGGGGCCGGACGGAGGGAGCACGATGAGCCAGACCAGCACCGCCGCCGCGCCCCGCGCAGCGAGCGCACCGCGCGCGGGCCTCGCGTCCCTGCGCACCGCGAGCCTCGGCACGCTGCGTGTCGTCGGCGATGCCGTCATGACCCTCGTCATCGTGCTCGCCGTGTGGGTCGGTGCGCTCGCCGTCTTCGAGGTGTCGCCGTACGTCGGCAAGGGCCCGCGCGAGGTGTGGGAGTACCTCGTCGAGGTGCCCAAGGCCGCCGCCAACCGCGCGGAGATCGTCACGCTGCTCGGCGAGACGCTGCGCGACGCGTCGCTCGGCTTCGTCACGGGCATGGTCGGGGCGCTCGTCCTCGCGGCGGCGATCGTGCTGTCGCGCGGCGTCGAGGCGACCGTCATGCCGGTCGCGATGCTGCTGCGCTCGGTGCCGCTCATCGCGCTCGCCCCGATCATCTTCCTGCTGCTCGGCCGCGGCGCCGTCACCGTCGCGGTGATGAGCGGGATCGTCGTGCTGTTCCCCGCGCTCGTGACGATCGTGTTCGGGCTGCGCTCCGCGTCGCCGCAGATGCGCGACGTCGTGCACGTCTTCGGCGGGTCCGACCGGGCGGTCCTGACGAAGGTCGCGCTGCCCTCGGCGCTCCCGGCCCTGTTCGCGTCGGTGCGCGTCGCGGTCCCTGCCGCGATCACGGGGGCGCTCATCGCGGAGTGGCTCGCGACCGGGCAGGGCATCGGCTACGGCGTCGTCTCGGCGGTGGGCCGCGCGCAGAACACCAAGGTGTGGGCGATGGTCGCCGCGATCACGCTCGTCTCGCTCGTGCTCTACACGGTCGCGCAGCTCGTCGAGCGGTTCGTGCTCGCGCGGTTCGGGGACGGCGGTGGTCCTCGCTGACGGCCGCGGCGTCGTCGCGCCGCGGCCGCTCGTGCGTCCCCGCGCGGCGGGCCTCGTGCTCGCCGCCGGTGCTGGCACACGCATGGGCGTGCCGAAGGCCCTCGTGCGGGATGCCGACGGGCGCACCTGGCTGAGCCACGTCGTCGAGGTCCTCGGGGAGGGTGGCTGCGAGGAGGTGACGGTCGTGCTCGGGGCGCAGGCGGAGATCGCGCGGACGCTCGTGCCGGCGGGCGTCCGCGTCGTCACGGCGCACGGCTGGGCCGCCGGGCTGTCGGCCTCGCTCGCCGCCGGGCTCGCCTGCTTCCTCGGTGACGAGGACCTGTCGCGGGCCGACTGCGCGGTCATCACGCTCGTCGACCTGCCCGAGCTGAGGCCGGCTGCGGTGCGTCGGGTCCTGGGGTCCGCGCCCTGCGCGAAGAGCCTGCGCAGGGCGGTGTACGACGACGCCCCGGGCCATCCCGTCGTCGTCGGCCGCGACCACTGGGCGCCGCTCCTGCGGCAGGTCGACCGTGCAGGTGGGGACCGTGGAGCGGGCCCGTACCTGCGTCGCGCGGGCTGCGAACCGGTCGACTGCACGGACCTCGGAGGAGGGTGCGACGTCGACTCCCCGCCGCGCGGGTGACGTCCACAGCGGCCAGAGGTCCCGGCTCGCACGGTCCGATGCATCCCTTACGCTGGCTGCGAGTGCGCCGCGGTGGCGCGCTCGCTCGGCAGAGGAAGCAGGCTGGCCATGTCTCAAGGACGCAAGCTCGTCATCGTGGAGTCCCCCGCGAAGGCGCGCACGATCGCGTCGTACCTCGGCGACGGGTACGAGGTCGAGGCGAGCGTGGGGCACATCCGTGACCTCCCGCAGCCGTCCGAGCTGCCCGCCGAGATGAAGAAGGGCCCCTTCGGGAAGTTCGCGGTCGACGTCGAGAACGGCTTCACCCCGTACTACGAGGTGTACGGCGACAAGAAGAAGAAGGTCGCCGAGCTCAAGCGGCTCCTCAAGGACGCCGACGAGCTCTTCCTGGCCACTGATGAGGACCGCGAGGGCGAGGCCATCGCGTGGCACCTGCTCGAGGCGCTCAAGCCCAAGGTGCCGGTCAAGCGCATGGTGTTCCACGAGATCACCCGCGAGGCGATCACCCGTGCGCTCGAGAACACCCGCGACATCGACGAGCGGCTCGTCGACGCGCAGGAGACCCGCCGCATCCTCGACCGTCTCTACGGCTACGAGGTGTCGCCCGTGCTGTGGCGCAAGGTGCGCCAGGGCCTGTCCGCAGGCCGCGTGCAGTCGGTCGCGACGCGCCTCGTCGTCGAGCGCGAGCGCGAGCGCATGGCGTTCGTCGCCGCCGAGTACTGGGACCTCACGGCCGAGTTCACGACCCCGCAGGGTGAGCGCGACGACCAGTGGTTCAACGCTCGCCTGACGACGCTCGACGGCGCTCGCGTCGCGTCGGGCCGCGACTTCACGGACCGTGGCGAGCTCAAGTCCGCGTCGACCGTCCACCTCGACGAAGAGGCGGCTCGCGCGGTCGCCGCCGCGATCGACGGCCAGACCGCCACGGTCCGCAGCCTCGAGACCAAGCCGTACACGCGCCGCCCGGCGGCGCCGTTCACGACGTCGACCCTCCAGCAGGAGGCGTCCCGCAAGCTCCGGATGAGCTCTCGTCAGACGATGCGCACCGCGCAGACGCTCTACGAGAACGGGTACATCACCTACATGCGTACGGACTCGCCGGCGCTGTCGACGCAGGCGATCGACGCCGCGCGGCGCCAGGCCTCCGAGCTGTACGGCCCGGCCTACGTCCCTGAGAAGCCGCGCTACTACGCGTCGAAGGCGAAGGGCGCGCAGGAGGCCCACGAGGCCATCCGCCCCGCCGGTGACTCGTTCCGCACGCCTGCGCAGGTCGCTGGCGAGCTGTCGGGCGACCAGTTCAAGCTCTACGAGCTCATCTGGAAGCGCACCGTCGCCTCGCAGATGGGCGACGCGCGAGGCTCGACGGCGTCGGTCCGCCTGGGCGTCGAGGGCACCCGCGCCGACGGCACGAAGGTCGACGCCGTGTTCTCGGCGTCAGGCACGGTCATCACCTTCCGCGGCTTCCTCGCCGCGTACGAGGAGGGCCGCGACACCGACCGGTACGACGACGACGCGAAGAAGGACGGCGAGTCGCGCCTCCCCGAGATGGCGGAGGGCGACACGCTCGCGAGCCGCGACCTCACGGCGGACGGGCACACGACGTCGGCGCCGCCGCGCTACACGGAGGCGAGCCTCGTCAAGGCGCTCGAGGAGCGCGGCATCGGCCGCCCGTCGACGTACGCGTCGACGATCTCGACGATCCTCGACCGCGGCTACGTCGTCTCCCGCGGGCAGGCGCTCGTGCCGTCGTGGATCGCGTTCGCGGTCGTGCGGCTCCTCGAGGAGCACTTCGACCGGCTCGTCGACTACGACTTCACCGCTGCCATGGAGGCGGACCTCGACCAGATCGCCGCGGGCGAGGTCGACCGCACCGCCTGGCTGTCGAAGTTCTACTTCGGCGAGGGCTCCGGGTCGAGCGAGAGCCTCAAGGCGCTCGTCGACAACCTCGGCGAGATCGACGCCCGCGACATCAACTCGGTCCCGGTCGGCGAGGGCATCGTCCTGCGCGTGGGCCGATACGGCCCGTACATCGAGGACACGGCCGCCGAGGTCAAGGAGGGTGAGAACCCGCCGCGCGCCTCGGTGCCCGACGACGTCGCTCCCGACGAGCTCACGGTCGCCAAGGCGCGCGAGCTGCTCGAGACGCAGGCTGACGGGGACATCGTCCTCGGCACGGATCCCGAGAGCGGCCACCCGATCGTCGCGCGCGCCGGCCGCTACGGCCCGTACGTCACCGAGGTGCTGCCCGAGCCGAAGCTCGAGGAGGGCCTGTCCGCGGCGGCGAAGAAGCGTGCGCTCGCGGCGCTCCCCAAGCCCCGCACGGCGTCCCTGTTCAAGGGCATGTCGCTGCAGACGATCACGCTCGAGGATGCGCTGCGGCTGCTGTCGCTTCCCCGCGTCGTGGGTGTCGACCCGGAGACGGGCACGGAGATCACGGCGCAGAACGGCCGCTACGGCCCGTACCTGAAGAAGGGCACGGACTCGCGGACGATCGCGAGCGAGGAGCAGCTGCTGACGATCACGCTCGAGGAGGCGCTCGCGATCTACGCGCAGCCCAAGCGCGGCCGCGGCGCGACGGCGGCGGCACCGCTCAAGGAGCTCGGCGAGGACCCGACGTCGGGCAAGCCGATCGTCGTCAAGGACGGACGGTTCGGCCCGTACGTGACCGACGGGACGACCAACCGCACGCTGCCGAAGGACGCGTCGATCGAGTCGATCACGCACGAGCAGGCGGTCGAGCTGCTCGCCGAGAAGCGCGCGAAGACCCCCGCCAAGAAGACGGCAGCGAAGAAGGCTCCTGCGAAGAAGCCGGCGGCCAAGAAGGCTCCTGCGAAGAAGCCGGCGGCGAAGAAGAAGGCCGAGTAGCGGCTCCGGGCTCTGGCCCGGCCCCTTTACCGCTTTCCTGAGCTCCGCGACCGATCGCCCGGGTGCACACGTAAGGTGTGCACCCGGGCGATCGGTGCATGGCTGCCCTTCTCTGGCTGCCCCTCTCTGGCTGCCCCTCTCTGGCTGCCCCTCGCCCCCCTGGAGCATGTGGCTGGCACCCCTTCCGCCTCGACGGATAGCCCGCTTGCACGTGTGAGGTGGGCAACCGGGCGATCGGTGCGTCAGGCCGGGCGCTTCCCGGGAGACAGATCGCCCTGGTGCACGTGAGAGGTGTGCACCGGGGCGATCAGTGAGGGTGGCAGGCGGGTCGCTCAGACCGTGCTGCGCTCGGAGAGCACCGCGCGGATCGTCCTGACGGTCTCGTCGGGGCGTTGCACGATGTCGTCGTACGTGAAGCGGAGCACGAGGTAGCCAGCCGCTGCCAGGCGGTTGTCCCGGGTGCGGTCTTGCTGGAAGCGATCCGCGTGCGCACGTCGGCCATCGATCTCGATGATGACGCGCTGCGCGGCAAACAGGACGTCCGCCCGCCCGACCAGCCGTCCGTGCACGTCCCGCACGGGCGCGTCGGCCTCCCACCCGGTGATCTTCGCTGCATCGAGAAGATCGTGGGCGCAGCCCTCGGCGTGGCTGTGGGCGCCGCGCGCAGTGAGGTCGAGGAGCCTGCGGACCTGTGCGTTCCCGCGGGCGCGTGGCTGAGCTGTGAGGCGGCTGCGCAGCTCGTCCCTGCTCAAGAAGTCACGGGACGCGAGCCACGCGAGCAGGTCGCGAGCGTCGTCGAGCGGCAGCCAGGCGAGGGCGTCGACGAACGCTCGCTCCCGGGCTGCGACGAACGCGCTCGCCAGACCGAGGGACGGGACGGCGGCTACCTCACTCCGGTCCAGGCGGACACGCCGGGGGGCGGATCCCCCCGCCAAGGTCGTCGCCAGGGCGGTCTGTCCAGACGTCGACCGTCGACAACGTGGGGATCGGCGCCCCGTGGAACGCGGCCGCAGCGGGACCGAGCAGGATCGATCCCGGTCGGGTGAGCCAGGCTGCCACTCCCAGCGAGCGCGGGGTCACGTCCTCTTCAGACAGGACAAGCCCACGACCGACGATCCGTTTCCAGACGCCGTTCGCGATGCGGTAGTCGATCTGACGGCGGGACATCCCGGTGGCCCGTGCCTGGGCGGAGGTAAACACGCCGAGCTGGCGTCGCGCGACGGGAGGCGTCCACGTGCGGTCGATCAACGAGGGCATGGTCAGAGAGTGAGCCGTCGAGCGGCTGCGCGAGCAGTCGAGCTCTTCCTGGTGGACTAGGCCGTCACCCCGGAGCGCTGTGGGCCCCTACCGGAGCAGCGGCCAGCCCGCGGCCGATCGGGGCCATCGTGGCCCGACGGATCGCCCGCTTGCACGCGTGAGATGTGCAACGAGGGGATCGGTGGGATGGCGAGTCGACGGCGACGGCGAGGTGAACGCCGGGTCGATGGCGAAGTCGGGGCCGGATACGGCCCGCGGATAGCCCGCTTGCACGTGTGAGATGTGCAACGAGGGGATCGGTGCGAAGCAGAGGCGGAGGATGAGCGACCGATCGCCCGGGTGCGCACGTCACGTGTGCACCCGGGCGATCAGTGGGTCCGGGAGGGAGAGCGGCGCTCTAGGCCGGAGCCTTGGGACTCCAGGAAGGGTCTCCTGGCGAGTCCCCCCGGGCTACTCGGCCGCGAGGCCATCCAGGACCGGCATGCGGGCCGCCCGGATCGACGGCCACACCGCTGCCACGAGACCGACGACCGCCGCGAGGACGACCATCCCGCCGAGCGTGCCCCACGGCACGACGAGCTGCGTCATGCCCTCGTCCTTGAACACCGCCGGCAGCGCGGTCGCGATACCCACGCCGACGGCGACGCCGAGGATCGTGCCGAACAGCGCCGTGAGCACCGACTCGATCGCGACCATCGACGACAGCTGGAGCCTGCCGAGCCCGACCGCCCGCAGGAGGGCGACCTCCCGGGTGCGCTCGATGATCGACAGCGCGAGCGTGTTGACGATCCCGAGCACCGCGATGAGGACGCTCAGGCCGAGCAGCGCGTAGATGACGGTGAGCATCATGTTCACCTGGTCGGCGAGCGCGTTGACCATCTCCTCCGCGTCCATCACCGAGATGACGAAGTACGGCTTGACGATCTCGACGAGGTCGGCGCGCAGCTGGTCCTGCGTGAACCCGTCGGCCGCGGTCGCGAACGCGACGGCGATGCCCGAGAGCTCGGGGCGCACGACCTGCTCGTACACGTCGCGCGGGACGAACATCGCGCCGCCGAACGCCTGCGAGTCGATGATCGCGCCGATCCGCACCTGGGTGCCGCCCGCGCCGGTGGTGACACCCTGCTCGGCGCCGAGCGTGACGACGTCGCCGACCTCCCAGCCGTTGCTCTTCGCGGCCGGCTTGAGCGCGAGCGCCTCGCCTCGCTCGAAGGACGCGAGCTCGCCGTCCTCGACCGTGACGTCGATCGACCGCTCCCAGAGCGAGGGCTCCGCGGAGAACACGAACTGCGGGGTCGTGGTGCCGGACGCGAACGTCACCCCGTAGTCCGCGACGTCGAGCGTGTCGACCGAGGGCGCCGCGGCCATCGCGTCGGCGGCCTGGCGCGGCAGGTCGCCCTCCATGGACTGGACGATGAGGTCCGCCTTGAGGTCGGACTCGATGACCGAGCCGATCGACGCGGTCGTCGACGCCGCGAGGACGCCCGAGGCGCTCACGAGGACCATGCCGATCATGAGCGCGCCTGCCGTCGACGCCGTGCGGCGCGGGTTGCGCACGACGTTGCCGCGGGCGAGGCCGCCGAGCGGCTTGCCCCACGCCGCGAACGGCGCGGCGAGCACCGGGACGACCCAGCGGGCGAGCACGGGAGCGAGGACGAGCATGCCCACGACGAGCGTGACCGCGCCGATGCCGAGCATCGTGGGGGCGCCGTCGACCACGAGACCGTCCGCCGTCCTGGCGAGCGACGCGTACACGACACCACCGATGCCGGCGAGCGTGAGCACAGCACCGATCGCGGTACGCACGCGCAGCCCCTTCTCGGACGGCGCCTCGGCGCGCATCGCCTCGACGGGCGCGGTCAGGGCCGCCCGGCGGGCGGGGATCGCGGCCGCGACGAGCGAGACGACGGTGCCGACGACGAGCGAGATGACGACCGTGTCGGCGGTCAGCGCGACCGCGCCGCCCATCTCCATGCCCATGCCGGCGAGCAGCGCGGACAGGCCCGCGGCGATGCCGATGCCCAGGCCGATGCCGACGGCCGAGCCGAGGACGCCGATGACGAGCGCCTGGCCGAGGATCGACGCGAAAACCTGCGACGGGCTCGCGCCGATCGCCCGCAGGAGCGCGAACTCCCGCATGCGCTCGCGCACGCTCATCGAGAACGTGTTGGCGATGAGGAAGCCGCCGACGAACAGGGACACCCCGGCGAACACGAGCAGGAACACCTGGATGAAGCCGAGCATCGAGCCGATGGCCTCGCTCTGCTCCTCGCGCATCGAGTCACCCGTGACGACCTCGGCCTGCGCCGCGCCCTCGGCCGACGAGGCGGCGAGCGTCTGCGCGAGCGCGTCGCGCAGCTGGGTCTCGCTGACGCCGGGCTCGGCGTACACGGAGATCGTGGAGACGGTGCCGTCGGGGGAGTACGCGGCGGCGGCGACCTCGGGGTCGAGGCCGATGAGCAGCGCGCCTGCCATCGTCGCGTCGAAGTGCGCGAGGCCGACGACGGTCACGTCGAGGATGTCGCCTTGGAGGATGATCTTGGTGCGGTCGCCGGTCGTCAGGCCGGCGCGCTCGGCGGTCGACTCCTCGAGGACGATCTGGTCCGGGCCGACGGCGTAGTCGCCGTCGGTCACGCGGACGACCGTGTCGTCGCGGGCGAGCGCGACGCCGAGCGTCGGCGCGCCGGACGTCGTGACGGCGGTGCCGTCCTTGCCGACGAGGACGAGCGTGCCGCCGTGGTCGGCATACGCGCGGTCGACGCCGTCGACCTCGCGGACCGTATCGACGAGGCTCGCGGGGATGGGGGCGTGGACGCTCCCGGCCGAACCGGTCGTGCCGTCCATGCCGACGACCATGTCCGCGCCGCGCACGTACGCCTGGGCGGAGTAGGACGAGTCGACGATCGCGTCGAACGTGCTCGCCAGGACAGCGCGCAGGGAGTAGGTGCCGGCGACGAAGGCGACACCGAGGGCGACGGCGAGGACCGCCATCCCGAAGCGGACGAAGTGGGCGCGGATGCCGCGCAGCGCGACGCGGATCATCGGGCCGGCACCTCGGCTGCGGCGTCGAGCAGCTCGTCGCCGGTGCCCGGGAGGGCGCGGCGCCCGGCCTCGCCGCGCGCAGGGGTGAGCTCCGCGAGCTGGGCGAGGATCGCGTCGTGCGTGGGCTCGCGCAGGTCGGCCGCGAGGCGGCCGTCGGCGAGGAACAGGACGCGGTGGGCGTACGACGCCGCGCGCGGGTCGTGCGTGACCATGACGACGGTCTGGCCGAGCTGCTCGACCGAGCGGCGCAGGAAGGACAGCACCTCGGTCGCGGAGTGCGAGTCGAGGTTGCCGGTCGGCTCGTCGGCGAAGATCACGGCGGGCTTGGACACGAGGGCGCGGGCGCACGCGACGCGCTGCTGCTGGCCGCCCGACAGCTCGTCGGGGCGGTGGCGCAGGCGGTCGCGCAGGCCGACGGTCTCGACGACCTCGTCGAACCAGGCGCGGTCGACGGGGCGGCGCGCGATGTCGAGGGGGAGGGTGATGTTCTCCTCGGCGGTGAGCGTCGGGATGAGGTTGAAGGACTGGAAGATGAAGCCGAGGTGCGTGCGCCGCAGCTTGGTGAGGTTGCGCTGGTTCATGCGGCCGATCTCGTGGCCGTCGACGACGGCGCGGCCGGACGTGACGCGGTCGAGGCCCGCCATGCAGTGCATGAGGGTGGACTTGCCGGAGCCGGAGGGGCCCATGATGGCGGTGAAGCGGCCGGACGCGAAGTCGACGTCGATCCCGTCGAGCGCGGTCACGGCGGTCTCGCCCGAGCCGTAGACCTTGGTCAGGCCGCGGGCCCACGCCTGCGGGGCGGTGCCGTCGGTGAGCACACCGAGGGTCGCGGTCGAGCTGTCGGGGGTGGCGGTCATCATGCTTCCGTTTCGTGTCGTGGTTCATGTGGTCCGTGTCTCCATGAGCCTCCCGCGTCGCGCTCCCGAGCGTCATCGGGATTTCCCCCCAGTGGGCCCCTGATTCCCCACCCTGAGAGGTCCCTGAACCGGGACCTCGGGTCGGGGCCGTGCGCGCTAGCGTTGCCCCATGAGCAACGACGCCTCCCTGAACCAGTCCCTGCCGTCCCCGACCGTGCCTGACCCGGCCTCCGCGCCGTCGATCCGCTGGGGGATCCTCGGCGCCGGCAACATCGCGGGCTCGTTCGCGTCCGCCGTGACGGCGCACACGCGGGCGCAGCTCGTGGCGGTCGGTTCGCGCGACCGGGTCCGCGGTGAGCGGTTCGCGACGGCGCACGGCATCCCGACGACGCACATCGGGTACGAGGAGCTCGTCGCGGACGACCACGTGGACGCCGTCTATGTCGCGACCCCGCACTCGGAGCACAAGGACCAGGCGCTCCTCGCGATCGCGGCGGGCAAGCACCTCCTCGTCGAGAAGTCCTTCACGCGCAACGCGGCCGAGGCCCGTGAGGTGTTCGACGCCGCGCGCGCCGCGGGCACGTTCGTCATGGAGGCGATGTGGACGCGCTTCCTGCCGCACGTCGCAGCGCTGCGCTCGGTGGTCGCCTCGGGGATGATCGGCGAGATCGTCAACGTCTCGGCGGACCACGGTCAGAAGTTCGTGCACGACCCGTCGTCGCGCCTGTTCGACCCGGCGCTCGCGGGCGGCGCCCTGCTCGACCTGGGCGTGTACCCGGTGTCGTTCGCGCACGACCTGCTCGGTGCACCCGAGGCCGTGACGGCTGTCGGCGCGCTGACGGACACGGGTGTCGACGGTCAGATCTCGATGGCGCTGTCCTACGGCGACCGTGCGCAGGCGACGCTGTCGACGACGCTGTGGGCGCGCACGCCCACGGTCGCGCTCGTCTCGGGCACGGAGGGTTACATCGAGGTCGCGGGCAGCTTCTACTCGCCGACGTCGTTCACGGTCCGGCTCAACGACGGCTCGCGGTGGACGTACGACCGTCCTGCGGCGAAGGGCCTGCAGTACGAGGCGGCCGAGGTGGCACGTTGCGTCGCGGAGGGCCGCACGGAGTCCGAGCGCATGACCTGGCAGGGCACGATCGACGTGCTCGAGACGATGGACGAGGTCCGTCGTCAGGTGGGCGTGGTCTACCCGGGCGAGTGACCGGCCGGCCGGGCCCTGCAGGCCCGGTCTCAGGCCGTGCGCGTCAGGCGCACGCCTGCCGGCTCGGCCGCGAGGCCGACGTCGGTGAGCGCCGCGACGGTCGTGTCGGCGTCGAGCGCCGCGAGGGGGTGCGTCGAGGCGACCCCGAGCGTCGTGCAGCCGGCTGACCGCGCCGAGGCGAGGCCCGCGGGCGCGTCCTCGACGGCGAGGCAGCGTCGCGGCGTCGTGCCCATGACCGCGGCCCCGCGTGCGAACGGCTCGGGGTCGGGCTTGCCGTGGGTCACGTCGTCGACCGTGACCATGCGGTCCGGGGCGCTGAGCCCGGCCGCCGCGAGGCGGACGAGGGCGAGCGCCCGCGAGCAGCTCGTGACGATCGTCCAGCGCGAGCCGAGCCCGGCGAGCAGGTCGGCGATGCCGGGGAACGCGACGACGCCCTCGGTCGTCTCGAGCTCGATCGCGTC
This genomic window from Flavimobilis soli contains:
- a CDS encoding ABC transporter permease; the encoded protein is MIRVALRGIRAHFVRFGMAVLAVALGVAFVAGTYSLRAVLASTFDAIVDSSYSAQAYVRGADMVVGMDGTTGSAGSVHAPIPASLVDTVREVDGVDRAYADHGGTLVLVGKDGTAVTTSGAPTLGVALARDDTVVRVTDGDYAVGPDQIVLEESTAERAGLTTGDRTKIILQGDILDVTVVGLAHFDATMAGALLIGLDPEVAAAAYSPDGTVSTISVYAEPGVSETQLRDALAQTLAASSAEGAAQAEVVTGDSMREEQSEAIGSMLGFIQVFLLVFAGVSLFVGGFLIANTFSMSVRERMREFALLRAIGASPSQVFASILGQALVIGVLGSAVGIGLGIGIAAGLSALLAGMGMEMGGAVALTADTVVISLVVGTVVSLVAAAIPARRAALTAPVEAMRAEAPSEKGLRVRTAIGAVLTLAGIGGVVYASLARTADGLVVDGAPTMLGIGAVTLVVGMLVLAPVLARWVVPVLAAPFAAWGKPLGGLARGNVVRNPRRTASTAGALMIGMVLVSASGVLAASTTASIGSVIESDLKADLIVQSMEGDLPRQAADAMAAAPSVDTLDVADYGVTFASGTTTPQFVFSAEPSLWERSIDVTVEDGELASFERGEALALKPAAKSNGWEVGDVVTLGAEQGVTTGAGGTQVRIGAIIDSQAFGGAMFVPRDVYEQVVRPELSGIAVAFATAADGFTQDQLRADLVEIVKPYFVISVMDAEEMVNALADQVNMMLTVIYALLGLSVLIAVLGIVNTLALSIIERTREVALLRAVGLGRLQLSSMVAIESVLTALFGTILGVAVGVGIATALPAVFKDEGMTQLVVPWGTLGGMVVLAAVVGLVAAVWPSIRAARMPVLDGLAAE
- a CDS encoding ABC transporter ATP-binding protein, yielding MTATPDSSTATLGVLTDGTAPQAWARGLTKVYGSGETAVTALDGIDVDFASGRFTAIMGPSGSGKSTLMHCMAGLDRVTSGRAVVDGHEIGRMNQRNLTKLRRTHLGFIFQSFNLIPTLTAEENITLPLDIARRPVDRAWFDEVVETVGLRDRLRHRPDELSGGQQQRVACARALVSKPAVIFADEPTGNLDSHSATEVLSFLRRSVEQLGQTVVMVTHDPRAASYAHRVLFLADGRLAADLREPTHDAILAQLAELTPARGEAGRRALPGTGDELLDAAAEVPAR
- a CDS encoding Gfo/Idh/MocA family protein, with the protein product MSNDASLNQSLPSPTVPDPASAPSIRWGILGAGNIAGSFASAVTAHTRAQLVAVGSRDRVRGERFATAHGIPTTHIGYEELVADDHVDAVYVATPHSEHKDQALLAIAAGKHLLVEKSFTRNAAEAREVFDAARAAGTFVMEAMWTRFLPHVAALRSVVASGMIGEIVNVSADHGQKFVHDPSSRLFDPALAGGALLDLGVYPVSFAHDLLGAPEAVTAVGALTDTGVDGQISMALSYGDRAQATLSTTLWARTPTVALVSGTEGYIEVAGSFYSPTSFTVRLNDGSRWTYDRPAAKGLQYEAAEVARCVAEGRTESERMTWQGTIDVLETMDEVRRQVGVVYPGE
- a CDS encoding HAD-IA family hydrolase, giving the protein MTDATRSPADRQPDAAVFDAVLFDMDGTLVDSTRAVEIAWDRFLREEGLDPDLPKSHGVPSHAQVEEVLPPERWAEAKARYDAIELETTEGVVAFPGIADLLAGLGSRWTIVTSCSRALALVRLAAAGLSAPDRMVTVDDVTHGKPDPEPFARGAAVMGTTPRRCLAVEDAPAGLASARSAGCTTLGVASTHPLAALDADTTVAALTDVGLAAEPAGVRLTRTA